A genome region from Dickeya chrysanthemi NCPPB 402 includes the following:
- a CDS encoding glycine zipper 2TM domain-containing protein yields MMKRFLVITLAGITLAGCANTSTLSGDVYSASEAKQVQTVTYGTVVSTRPVQIQAGEENNVIGTIGGAVLGGLVGNTIGRGTGRNLATAAGAVAGGVAGNSVEGAVNRVQGVELEIRKDDGSTIMVVQKQGDTKFHAGQRVAMASNGRAITVSPR; encoded by the coding sequence ATGATGAAACGTTTTCTCGTGATCACTTTAGCAGGTATCACACTGGCTGGTTGCGCCAATACCAGCACCCTGTCAGGAGACGTTTACAGTGCATCCGAGGCCAAGCAAGTTCAAACCGTAACTTATGGTACCGTCGTTTCCACCCGCCCGGTGCAAATCCAGGCTGGAGAAGAAAATAATGTCATCGGCACTATCGGTGGCGCCGTACTGGGGGGATTGGTGGGTAACACCATCGGTCGCGGTACTGGCCGCAATCTGGCAACTGCAGCAGGCGCAGTGGCGGGCGGCGTTGCCGGCAACAGTGTTGAAGGCGCGGTTAACCGCGTTCAGGGTGTTGAGCTGGAAATCCGTAAAGACGACGGCAGCACTATCATGGTGGTACAAAAACAAGGCGATACTAAATTCCACGCGGGTCAACGTGTAGCGATGGCCAGCAATGGCCGCGCCATCACCGTATCTCCTCGTTAA
- the slyA gene encoding transcriptional regulator SlyA, producing MELPLGSDLARLVRVWRALIDHRLKPLELTQTHWVTLHNIHQLPPGQSQIQLAKAIGIEQPSLVRTLDQLEDKGLITRHICAHDRRAKRILLTDMADPIIQAVNDVIDQTRCEILNGITPEEVDELATIISRLEKNILALHESQS from the coding sequence ATGGAATTGCCGTTAGGTTCTGATTTAGCCCGGTTGGTTCGTGTATGGCGTGCTTTGATTGATCATCGATTGAAGCCTCTAGAGCTCACTCAGACACACTGGGTCACATTGCATAATATTCACCAACTGCCTCCAGGGCAGTCCCAAATTCAGCTTGCCAAAGCGATAGGAATAGAACAGCCTTCGCTGGTGCGTACATTAGATCAACTGGAAGACAAGGGGTTAATTACCCGACACATTTGCGCCCATGATCGACGTGCCAAGCGAATCTTGTTAACAGATATGGCGGATCCTATCATCCAGGCCGTTAATGATGTTATTGATCAGACGCGCTGTGAAATATTAAATGGCATTACCCCTGAGGAAGTGGATGAGTTAGCCACTATTATCTCTCGACTGGAAAAAAACATATTGGCATTACACGAGAGCCAGTCTTAA